A DNA window from Aestuariispira ectoiniformans contains the following coding sequences:
- the arsC gene encoding arsenate reductase (glutaredoxin) (This arsenate reductase requires both glutathione and glutaredoxin to convert arsenate to arsenite, after which the efflux transporter formed by ArsA and ArsB can extrude the arsenite from the cell, providing resistance.) produces the protein MSVTIFHNPRCSKSRQTLALLEEKGVGPTIVEYLKQAPTADEIRDICAKLGVEPRAMMRKGEAVYKELGLKDVDDDNALIQAMADNPILIERPIVIANGKARIGRPPESVLEIL, from the coding sequence ATGTCGGTTACTATTTTCCACAACCCGCGCTGTTCCAAATCCCGCCAGACCCTGGCGTTGTTGGAAGAAAAAGGCGTCGGCCCGACTATCGTTGAATATCTGAAGCAGGCCCCCACGGCGGATGAAATCCGCGATATCTGTGCCAAACTGGGCGTGGAGCCGCGTGCGATGATGCGTAAGGGCGAAGCTGTCTACAAAGAACTGGGCCTGAAGGATGTGGATGACGATAATGCCCTGATCCAGGCCATGGCGGACAACCCGATTCTGATCGAACGCCCGATCGTGATTGCCAATGGCAAGGCCCGCATCGGCCGCCCGCCGGAAAGCGTGCTGGAAATCCTCTGA
- a CDS encoding formate--tetrahydrofolate ligase, which yields MAKSDIDIAREATVKPITEVGAKLGMPADALRQYGPDKAKVSFDYLDGLKDKQDGKLILVTAISPTPAGEGKTTTTVGLGDGLNRIGKKAMIALREPSLGPCFGVKGGAAGGGYAQVVPMEDINLHFTGDFHAITSAHNLLSALIDNHIYWGNELGFDERRVAWRRVLDMNDRALRDTVVSLGGVANGFPRQTGFDITVASEVMAIFCLADGLKDLEERLGRIVVGYTRDRKPIYARDVKAEGPMTVLLKDALMPNLVQTLENNPAFIHGGPFANIAHGCNTVSATKSALKLADYVVTEAGFGADLGAEKFFDIKCRKAGLNPEAVVIVATVRALKMHGGVAKTELGAENVDAVKKGLENLGRHIRNVGQFGVQAVVAINRFVTDTDAELAAIQEYTGQFGVEAIECTHWADGSAGTEALAKKVVEIVDNGGAQFRTLYEDDMPLFDKINTIARNIYGADEAIADKKVRQQLKEWEDAGYGDLPVCMAKTQYSFSTDPTLIGAPTGHVVPVREVRLSAGAGFIVAICGEIMTMPGLPRVPAANSIHLDDKGDIQGLF from the coding sequence ATGGCGAAATCCGATATTGATATCGCACGCGAAGCAACTGTGAAGCCGATCACCGAGGTCGGTGCAAAATTGGGTATGCCGGCCGACGCTTTGCGTCAGTATGGTCCGGACAAGGCAAAAGTCAGCTTTGATTATCTTGACGGTCTGAAAGACAAGCAGGATGGCAAGCTGATCCTGGTTACCGCCATTTCCCCGACCCCGGCTGGTGAAGGTAAAACCACCACCACCGTCGGCTTGGGTGACGGTCTGAACCGCATTGGCAAGAAAGCCATGATCGCCCTGCGTGAGCCGAGCCTTGGGCCCTGCTTCGGCGTCAAGGGTGGTGCTGCCGGTGGTGGCTATGCGCAGGTCGTTCCGATGGAAGACATCAACCTGCATTTCACCGGTGACTTCCATGCAATCACCTCTGCGCACAACCTGTTGAGTGCGTTGATCGACAACCACATCTACTGGGGCAACGAACTGGGCTTCGACGAACGTCGTGTCGCATGGCGTCGTGTGCTCGACATGAACGACCGCGCCCTGCGTGACACGGTTGTCTCCCTCGGCGGCGTTGCCAACGGCTTCCCGCGCCAGACCGGTTTCGACATTACGGTGGCCTCCGAAGTCATGGCTATCTTCTGCCTGGCCGACGGCCTCAAGGATCTTGAAGAACGCCTGGGTCGCATCGTTGTCGGTTACACCCGTGACCGCAAGCCGATCTACGCCCGGGACGTAAAAGCCGAAGGTCCGATGACCGTTCTGCTGAAAGATGCGCTGATGCCGAACCTGGTTCAGACGCTGGAAAACAACCCGGCCTTCATTCACGGTGGCCCGTTCGCGAACATCGCGCATGGCTGTAACACCGTTTCCGCCACCAAGTCCGCGCTGAAACTGGCAGACTATGTGGTGACCGAAGCCGGTTTCGGTGCCGACCTGGGCGCAGAGAAGTTCTTCGACATCAAATGCCGCAAGGCTGGCCTGAACCCGGAAGCGGTCGTCATCGTTGCCACCGTCCGCGCACTGAAGATGCATGGTGGTGTTGCGAAAACCGAACTGGGCGCGGAAAACGTCGACGCGGTCAAGAAGGGCCTGGAAAACCTGGGCCGTCACATCCGCAACGTCGGCCAGTTCGGCGTGCAGGCTGTGGTTGCCATCAACCGCTTTGTCACCGACACCGATGCGGAACTGGCAGCTATCCAGGAATACACCGGCCAGTTCGGTGTGGAAGCTATCGAGTGCACCCACTGGGCAGACGGTTCCGCCGGTACGGAAGCCCTGGCCAAGAAAGTCGTCGAGATCGTCGACAATGGCGGTGCGCAGTTCCGTACGCTGTATGAAGACGACATGCCGCTGTTCGACAAGATCAACACCATTGCCCGCAACATCTATGGCGCGGACGAGGCGATTGCCGACAAGAAGGTCCGTCAGCAGCTCAAGGAATGGGAAGATGCCGGTTACGGCGATCTGCCGGTCTGCATGGCGAAAACCCAGTACAGCTTCTCCACCGACCCGACCCTGATCGGTGCGCCGACCGGCCATGTGGTTCCGGTCCGTGAAGTTCGTCTGTCGGCGGGTGCTGGCTTCATCGTTGCAATCTGCGGTGAGATCATGACCATGCCGGGCCTGCCGCGTGTACCGGCAGCCAACAGCATCCATCTGGATGACAAAGGCGACATTCAGGGCTTGTTCTAA
- a CDS encoding DMT family transporter, translating to MEQAGETTLAKTSNEGLKGIAWMLLSVLLFSAMHTMIKDVAKDIHPFEIAFFRNLFGFVVLAPIFMKQGLAPLRTKRLGLLTWRAIFNSTAMAMYFLSISLIPLADATALSFTAPIFVTLLAIPILGERIGLNRGFAIVCAFGGAMVILRPGFQEIEIGTVLVLVSALFWASAILVIKILSRTESSVTVTAYMGLLMTPISLIPALFVWSWPSWETLGMLAIMGLLGTIAQYAMTEALRFGETHVIMPMDYTRLLWMAIAGWLVFQEVPTVYTWIGGLMIAGSASYIAWRESRKGRPINQPAKT from the coding sequence ATGGAACAGGCGGGCGAAACCACCCTCGCAAAAACCAGTAACGAGGGACTGAAGGGCATCGCCTGGATGCTGCTGTCGGTGCTGTTGTTCTCCGCCATGCATACCATGATCAAGGATGTGGCGAAGGACATTCACCCCTTTGAGATTGCCTTCTTCCGGAACCTGTTCGGCTTTGTGGTACTCGCGCCGATATTCATGAAACAGGGTTTGGCTCCCCTGCGGACCAAACGTCTGGGGTTGCTGACCTGGCGGGCGATCTTCAATTCCACCGCCATGGCCATGTATTTCCTGTCGATCAGCCTGATCCCTCTGGCCGACGCCACGGCACTCAGCTTTACCGCGCCGATCTTCGTCACTTTGCTCGCGATCCCGATTCTGGGAGAGCGGATCGGCCTTAACCGCGGCTTCGCGATTGTCTGTGCCTTTGGCGGGGCTATGGTCATTCTGCGCCCGGGCTTTCAGGAGATCGAGATCGGCACGGTCCTGGTGCTGGTATCCGCCCTGTTCTGGGCCAGTGCGATCCTGGTGATCAAGATCCTATCCCGAACCGAAAGCAGCGTGACCGTCACCGCCTATATGGGCCTGTTGATGACGCCCATTTCCCTGATTCCGGCCCTTTTCGTCTGGTCCTGGCCAAGCTGGGAGACCCTGGGAATGCTGGCGATCATGGGGCTGCTCGGCACCATCGCACAATATGCGATGACCGAGGCCCTGCGCTTTGGCGAAACCCATGTGATCATGCCGATGGACTACACCCGTCTCCTCTGGATGGCGATTGCAGGCTGGCTGGTCTTCCAGGAGGTGCCGACCGTCTATACCTGGATCGGCGGCCTGATGATCGCCGGCAGCGCCAGCTACATCGCCTGGCGGGAATCAAGGAAAGGCAGGCCGATCAATCAGCCTGCCAAAACCTGA
- a CDS encoding thiamine pyrophosphate-binding protein: MSEPRMGGQILVDALKIHGVDTAFGVPGESYLAVLDALYESGIDYVTCRQEGGAAMMADAYGKLTGKPGICMVTRGPGATNASAGVHIAYQDSTPMILLIGQVARDMVDREAFQEIDYRRMFGEMAKWVAQIDDPARIPEYLNRAFHTATSGRPGPVVLALPEDMLTEEADVVDAPAYKRIDTAPSAEAMEELRGRLAEAARPMVIVGGGGWSAEARDDMMAFAAANGLPVGASFRCQDYFDNNHPCYVGHVGIGINPKLADRIRNADLLLVVGARLGEMTSSGYSLFDIPVPKQKLVHVYPDASELNRVYATTQAINADSRSFAKAARALAPVDDERWKVSRIEGRGDFVEHSEPTLKSPGDVQMGEIIGWLRGHLPEDAILCNGAGNYAIWLHRYYRYRTYRTCLAPTSGSMGYGVPAAVAAKKVHPDRTVVAFSGDGCYMMHGQELATAIQHDLPAIFIVVNNGMYGTIRMHQEREYPGRVSGTKLNNPDFHELAKAYGAHGELVTKTEEFADAFKRCQASGKPALIEIRVDPEALTPHASLSQIRDGALKK, from the coding sequence ATGTCGGAACCGCGTATGGGAGGCCAGATTCTGGTCGATGCTTTGAAAATCCATGGGGTGGATACGGCCTTTGGCGTGCCGGGGGAAAGTTATCTGGCCGTTCTGGATGCGCTTTATGAAAGCGGGATCGACTATGTGACCTGCCGTCAGGAAGGCGGGGCGGCAATGATGGCGGATGCCTATGGCAAGCTGACCGGCAAACCCGGCATCTGCATGGTGACGCGCGGGCCGGGCGCGACCAATGCAAGTGCGGGCGTGCATATCGCCTACCAGGATTCGACGCCCATGATCCTGCTGATCGGGCAGGTGGCGCGGGACATGGTGGACCGTGAGGCCTTCCAGGAGATTGATTACCGTCGAATGTTCGGTGAAATGGCAAAATGGGTGGCGCAGATCGACGATCCGGCGCGCATCCCGGAATATCTGAACCGTGCCTTCCATACGGCAACCTCGGGCCGTCCGGGGCCGGTGGTGCTGGCCCTGCCGGAGGACATGCTGACGGAAGAGGCGGATGTGGTGGATGCGCCCGCCTATAAACGCATCGACACCGCACCGTCTGCCGAGGCTATGGAAGAATTGCGCGGGCGTCTGGCTGAAGCCGCCCGTCCGATGGTGATTGTCGGCGGTGGCGGATGGTCGGCTGAGGCGCGGGACGATATGATGGCCTTTGCGGCGGCGAACGGCCTGCCGGTGGGGGCATCCTTCCGTTGTCAGGATTATTTCGACAATAATCACCCATGCTATGTCGGCCATGTGGGGATCGGCATTAACCCGAAGTTGGCGGATCGGATCAGAAACGCGGACCTGCTGCTTGTGGTGGGGGCCCGGCTGGGGGAAATGACGTCGAGCGGTTACAGCCTGTTCGATATCCCCGTGCCGAAACAGAAGCTGGTTCATGTCTATCCCGATGCATCGGAGTTGAACCGGGTCTATGCAACGACCCAGGCAATCAACGCCGACAGCCGCTCCTTTGCCAAGGCGGCGCGGGCGCTGGCGCCGGTCGATGACGAACGCTGGAAAGTGAGCCGGATCGAAGGGCGTGGTGATTTTGTCGAACATTCCGAACCGACGCTGAAGTCCCCCGGCGACGTGCAGATGGGGGAGATCATCGGCTGGTTACGCGGTCATCTGCCGGAAGATGCGATCCTGTGCAACGGCGCGGGGAATTACGCCATCTGGCTGCATCGATATTACCGCTATCGCACATACCGGACCTGTCTGGCCCCGACCAGCGGCTCCATGGGCTATGGCGTGCCTGCGGCGGTGGCGGCCAAGAAGGTGCATCCCGACCGCACCGTCGTCGCCTTCTCAGGCGACGGTTGTTACATGATGCATGGTCAGGAACTGGCGACCGCCATACAGCATGACCTGCCTGCCATCTTCATCGTGGTGAATAACGGCATGTATGGCACCATCCGCATGCATCAGGAGCGGGAATATCCCGGCCGGGTCAGCGGGACAAAGTTGAACAATCCGGATTTCCACGAACTGGCCAAGGCCTATGGCGCGCATGGAGAGCTTGTCACCAAAACGGAAGAGTTTGCCGACGCCTTCAAGCGTTGTCAGGCGTCAGGCAAACCGGCGCTGATCGAAATCCGCGTTGATCCGGAGGCGCTCACCCCGCATGCGTCATTATCCCAGATCCGAGATGGGGCGTTGAAAAAGTAA
- a CDS encoding crotonase/enoyl-CoA hydratase family protein, translating into MSDPVLYEQDGAVVTLTLNRPDELNAFSEPSMIDAFLEAVDRIRRDGTVRAVVLTGAGRAFSAGGNVKHMREKTDMFAGTPAEIREAYRHGILRVPPVFYNLDIPTIAAVNGPAFGAALDLVCMCDIRLAAPEAHFGAPFVNIGIAPGDGAAWFLPRIIGQGAAAEMLLTGEPIDAETAKSVGLVSRIIPKTDLLAEAQAVAQTIAGKAPVAVKLTKKLMRDGQHTRLEPHLEMCAAYQAIAHHTDDHMEALDAFFEKRPGNYKGK; encoded by the coding sequence ATGTCTGATCCCGTTCTCTATGAACAAGACGGTGCCGTTGTCACGCTGACGCTGAACCGGCCGGACGAACTGAACGCCTTTTCGGAACCGTCGATGATCGACGCCTTCCTGGAGGCGGTGGATCGTATCCGCCGCGACGGCACTGTGCGGGCTGTCGTGCTGACCGGCGCGGGGCGGGCCTTCTCCGCAGGGGGCAATGTCAAACATATGCGTGAGAAGACGGATATGTTCGCAGGCACGCCCGCGGAAATCCGGGAGGCCTATCGCCATGGCATCCTCAGGGTGCCTCCGGTTTTCTATAATCTGGACATTCCGACCATTGCGGCAGTGAACGGTCCCGCTTTCGGGGCGGCGCTGGATCTGGTCTGTATGTGCGACATTCGTCTGGCAGCACCGGAGGCACATTTCGGTGCGCCCTTCGTCAATATCGGCATCGCGCCGGGCGACGGTGCGGCCTGGTTTCTGCCGCGGATCATCGGGCAGGGCGCGGCGGCGGAAATGCTGCTGACCGGAGAACCCATTGACGCAGAGACGGCGAAATCCGTCGGACTGGTCAGTCGGATCATTCCCAAAACCGACCTGCTTGCCGAAGCGCAGGCGGTAGCGCAGACGATTGCCGGTAAAGCGCCCGTGGCGGTGAAGCTGACCAAGAAGCTGATGCGTGATGGACAGCATACCCGCCTGGAACCGCATCTGGAGATGTGCGCGGCCTATCAGGCTATTGCCCATCATACCGATGATCATATGGAGGCGCTGGACGCCTTCTTTGAAAAACGGCCGGGGAATTACAAAGGCAAGTAG
- a CDS encoding sensor histidine kinase, with translation MAQGARKRHFLDGESLELFDAISRPVWLFDVACHSIWWANRAAVKFWRADSLEDLLSRDYSSDSATVRQRLRQVFDNTPEGEFASETWTLYPMGHPVTVVLNLSPVVIGEDARDAVLIEVDAHVRLDEDPHGLRMLEAMRYTSLIVSSFTLAGEFLSQNPAASECYDDVSGIERGDFIERFVDPEEGRVLLAAARANTETSGEFRVRTNVGMRWHSIDITLGRDPLSGEVALVVSEEDITKSRHAQEQLAELNRTLERRVQDRTLDLERAIGRADQANRAKSDFIAHMSHDLRTPLNAILGFSDIIRTGILGEDMARDRDYANSIHRAATQLLALIDNLLDISRLESGRMIVQAQRVDLNKLLDEACGMVCSSLKGAHPSCEVVVAEDVAEFHTDPGLLQQILINLMTNAAKFTPPDGAIRIAAAAANRENSLKLTVADTGIGIPEELLDRIFDAYDRGAPDVASTREGTGLGLAIVKGLAELLNGDVQIQSVENVGTTVILTIPEAVEKADSGMAAIP, from the coding sequence GTGGCGCAGGGGGCCCGCAAACGACACTTCCTGGATGGAGAGAGCCTTGAGCTGTTCGACGCTATCAGTCGGCCTGTCTGGCTGTTTGATGTGGCCTGCCATTCCATCTGGTGGGCAAACAGGGCTGCGGTAAAGTTCTGGCGGGCCGATAGTCTGGAAGACCTGCTATCGCGGGATTATTCCAGCGACAGCGCAACGGTTCGGCAGCGCCTGCGCCAGGTCTTTGACAACACGCCGGAAGGCGAGTTTGCCTCCGAGACCTGGACCCTATACCCCATGGGTCATCCGGTCACAGTGGTTTTGAACCTGTCACCCGTCGTAATCGGCGAGGATGCGCGGGACGCCGTTCTGATCGAGGTGGATGCCCATGTTCGCCTGGACGAAGATCCGCACGGCCTGCGCATGCTGGAAGCCATGCGCTATACATCCCTGATCGTCAGTTCCTTCACGCTGGCAGGAGAATTCCTGTCCCAGAACCCGGCTGCATCTGAATGTTATGACGACGTGTCGGGCATAGAGCGCGGTGATTTTATTGAGCGTTTTGTTGACCCGGAAGAAGGCCGTGTGTTGCTGGCGGCGGCACGTGCGAATACCGAAACGTCAGGCGAGTTCCGGGTAAGGACCAATGTCGGGATGCGCTGGCACAGCATTGATATAACGCTTGGCCGTGATCCTTTGTCGGGTGAGGTGGCGTTGGTCGTGTCGGAAGAGGATATCACCAAATCCCGTCACGCCCAGGAACAGTTGGCGGAACTCAACAGGACGCTGGAACGGCGGGTTCAGGACCGCACCTTGGATCTGGAACGGGCGATTGGCAGGGCGGATCAGGCCAACCGGGCCAAATCGGACTTCATCGCCCATATGAGCCATGACCTGCGGACCCCTTTGAATGCGATCCTGGGCTTTTCGGACATTATCCGGACAGGTATTTTGGGCGAGGATATGGCCCGTGACCGGGACTATGCGAATTCCATTCACCGTGCGGCGACACAGTTGCTGGCGCTGATCGACAATCTTCTGGATATTTCACGACTGGAAAGCGGTCGTATGATCGTTCAGGCCCAGCGGGTGGATTTGAACAAATTGCTCGACGAGGCCTGCGGCATGGTGTGTTCTTCTTTGAAAGGGGCGCATCCCAGTTGTGAAGTTGTCGTGGCCGAGGATGTTGCGGAATTTCACACAGACCCCGGCCTGTTGCAGCAAATCCTGATCAATCTGATGACCAACGCGGCAAAGTTTACGCCGCCGGACGGTGCAATCCGTATTGCCGCGGCTGCGGCAAATCGGGAAAACAGCCTGAAGCTGACTGTGGCGGATACAGGCATCGGTATCCCCGAGGAATTGCTGGACCGGATTTTCGACGCCTATGATCGCGGCGCGCCGGATGTGGCTTCCACACGAGAGGGAACCGGGTTGGGCCTTGCCATTGTGAAGGGCCTTGCAGAATTGCTGAATGGTGACGTGCAGATTCAAAGTGTCGAGAATGTCGGGACGACCGTTATCCTGACCATCCCGGAAGCCGTGGAAAAGGCAGATTCCGGCATGGCGGCTATTCCCTGA